A window of Nicotiana sylvestris chromosome 8, ASM39365v2, whole genome shotgun sequence genomic DNA:
aatagtactttattgaattgaataaattaaataaataattgttccataaagaataaaatataatactATGTCTAAAtcgcatggttaatagtatatcccaacaatctgtcacttagactcataaccatgcGTCTACTACTCTAACATCCATTTCTTCTACATGCTTGTCAAAAATCTTCTGTGTCAAGCTCTTTGTAAACGGGTCTGCCAAATTGTCCTCTGACGCAATCTTCAACACTCTTGCATCACCTCTCTGAGTTATGTCCCGAATTAAGTGATATTTACGCTCAATATGCGTACTCCTTTTATGGCTTCTTGGTTCCTTCGAGTTTGCAACTGCACCACTATTGTCACAATAAAGTACAATTGGTGCTTGAACTGAAGGAACCACATTAAGCTCTTTCAGAAAGTTCCTCAGCCAAACAGCCTCTTTAGCTGCCTCAGATGCAGCCACATATTCGGTTTCCATGGTGGAATCAGCAACACATGATTGCTTGATGCTCCTCCAACTTATGGCTCCACCTCCTAAGGTAAAAACATATCCTGAGGTAGATTTTCTAGAGTCTCTATCTGACTGGAAATCTGAATCAGTATAACCAATGGGTGCAAGATCACCTGAGTGATACACCAACATATAATCCCTAGTCCTCTTCAAGTACTTGATTATATGCTTAACAGCAGTCCAGTGTTCTCGACCATGGTTAGACTGAAATCTACTAAccattgtcgcgccccctttttctcgcgaaatcgggtttgtgatatttgggagacaactcgttccctcttgggaattgggtttgaattgaagagtcgccacctaatgatttgagtaCATTAGGACACTAAGGAAGGTTtaatttgaacaaccagagattgggtaagggctcgaaataatctcaagaggaaggtgttaggcacccctcaagatccactagtgtggtttccggccaagctattattgtgactttaagtacgaactacacataggcaaataaagtttcaaataagaggggatttttcacgtaataaacaaaagtaagaaaaaggaactaaaggttgattttcttaaaagaaatggtttaaaaagatttaaaagaaaacaaagggaaagggggtcctaggtttattaataatatggatcaccccacacaacacccggtaatcactcctcaatgaggggctacaggATATGTTATCTCatggtcatcatattcatatctaccctttcttaccccgttgaggtattaaagcatgaaatggtctcgtttacttattacatgctattacccgccccaatcctatcagtcccggaggcatttggggactactaatcctaaaggggagggatgtTGTGCTTATTTAtagtttcaaaaggtaaaaatactaaggcgacaaacaaaacatatatggcaagtatggggaagaatataaacaaatgaaaaggctcaaacagacctcttTTAAGCAGAGAAAAGCAAATagttagcatgacttgcacatactgtttagggtttgattaaacttaaaggatcGAGGTAGTCTGttttattacatatttcagataagaagcccgagtcaggcctgcctgctggttgaagcatataaaatctgattcagtttataaactttcaccctatggcttgcctaagtgttagacgaagacccgtataggcatgatatctactgattccggaaataatgaaacaaacatgaatacatactgatttgAGAAAATcatctgttattaaagaaaggtgagttttagcaaaagagcatgtgtcattgttactggttttagacctaCAAGCGAGTGAAACGATTCATATTCGATTaaggctcctataggcatgctttctatgtgttgtcgattttggacactcttataaatgtagtaaaaatgcagaaccctataggcatgacatctagatgCTAAATTTtgtttaaagcctatgaacatgatatctaactgtagttgattatttaagacctacGAACATATTTGCCTgatgaggaatgcatatgcaagattcagaaagaacctataggcagAATATCTATATGATGTGCAGAAATTTAGAAATtcttataggcaggatatctatatgctatgcagaagttcagaaataaactataggcatggtacctacatgagaatgcaagattcctatagacatgctatctatgaatgagaatgcagaaattcttatagacatggtatctagacacgaatgcaagattcctatagacatggtatctatatgagaatgcagaaattcataaactcctataggcaggttctctaccccttttgcatacatagttattcCCCCCTTTTTTACTAGTCATCTCCAATAGTTTATTGcaaagttattacagtccaaataaaataaagaaaatacatcagaaattaaatattacaaccaaggagagcctgattaaGACTtcttgtctgaagtatgaagtaaaccaactccaaagatcatgtttcaaagcctttctcccatttgagtgtgtcagagatccctaagagtttcataagaactctgggcagtgcttacacccaaatgtatcaccatataaagccatagtgtagtgtggaagggccacctctcaggtgtccaagttcagagggaactcaaggtgctaaggcaaggctcataagaggggggcagaacttaggaactaagacaGAGTGCAAGTGCAAAATTCTAAAAgggggaaaggggaagggaaacagtACACATAAGGATATACGGAATGGGAGCTGCAAGAGGTAAAAACCAGgttagtgggcataacccaacaatgggagatgctggcacacccataagcctactggaacacattgttcagaggttaggatcccctaagggatcaagttcaaaccatagacaataactggcatattgccatgttttaaactataaCTCAAAACACATAAAGGGAGATAGGGAATaaggattcatagcagaaagaagcaaaaggaaatcaacatgctagcttaagtatttaactctacagaagtagtaaagtagacatagatgcagaaagttgtaagtaaacacattgtggtgatgctgaagttaaattaggacataccagtttcaaaaaaacaaatagggaaaagcagtagtcttgtgaaaGTCAGAATGCAGACAAGAAGGAAGAATTCTATTATGTGAGAGTGAGaattcagaagagattgtgaattgtgaagTGTGAAGTGTGAAGAAAGGTCGttccttttatagtgtagaaaccaagtagaaataaggtaagaaataattgaagagctgattgtcaatcaattacacaagactccctttaattaaggaattcagattcaaacgggtgaaaccaattaaggaaagaaattaaccaaacactttgtgcaaagtaggcaattaggggtgaatacataaaagtttTATTTAAAAACATaattttgaaatacacgattTGTATGAATAAGGTAAGGAAATCAATTGACAGCCAGTAAATCAACAGTTAgggattttgtatgaatgaatcGAGTCAAAAAAATAGGAAAGatttttaacttaagggaaatcagcaaacaatggaaagggaatcaatcagatcATATTCAGAGGGAAGTATGAACTAGTCACAAATTTAAAAGCCACTTTAAAgggaagtctatcatatataaggagcatacgaacatgttaagcatgaaagaaAAGATTGTCATGTCACTATAACATTAGTAGAAAGATCCAGAGTAGAAGGGTTTAGTaaaaaggtcagaatcatatgaaaacaagGAATTGGTCTAaaagagttaggggttttgaaataagACCCCTAGTTCAGGCAAATCGTAAAATCAAACTTTgcggaacccccaaattctagggtttccaccttgaataaAGTACAAATAGGAGAAGGCAAGTAGTCGAAataggctcagaggtttcagaactgaaacctcttgcatgcttctttcatcaacagaagctcatgagaaaacatgatagcaaagtaacatgcaaacaCAGTAGAAGGATTCAAAGAACATGATGGAAAATACTGATAAGAACAGTGGAAGAAACATACTTAAGAGGTTTTCTAGAAGAAACTTAAATAGGGCTCAGTAgaagaaaaaatagtaaaaacactTAAGAATATAGTAGAAAAATATAGTAGGTAGAACATAatagaacatggtagaagaaaatactagaacatagtagaagagcaTACGAGAACGGGGTatagaaaacacagtagaagaacatacgtggtagaagaaaaacataagaacacagtagaggcaaatacacacaaaagaaaaagtagagaaagtcagagaaacacttaaacattttcagaaaaccctagatcggaaacgaagcagttttgaaagtaatttttgaaagaaaagttagggaaatcatttgaaactcaaggagagcacagatacacaacggatctaaggaaatcggagaaaacctcgaagggttagggtttcagaagaaccctagaagtgagataggctttgaaaggtcaccgatctgagtcggagaggtcggaatcaggctcaaaccaccatggtagGCCGGAGATGACTGTGGAACCTCAAGTTGGCAGAGGTTTGGGTGCAAAACTTCGAGGTCAagcctcgaatcttcaggtatcaggtgCGTGGGAGCAAGAGGAGGTAGGTATGAGACTCCCACAGCCTGAGAAGtcatggattccggtgggtttcaaggtaGAAGTGGTGGTAAGAGGCGATTAGGGTTTGGaaatgttcgagagagtttgagagtttagaggcggctggttaggtgaaatgatttagggttaaggggtatttgtggattaaaaaaggaaatgagGGGTTgtggccattgatcattttgatcaacggcctgaatTTAATGGGGGCCGGGCGAGTTGAACTTAATTGGATCAGgggcgggtagtttaggaattgggctggtccatttgaaattggggttaattTGGGGGGTTAATTTAGGCTAAAATCAAAATAgttagggctagtatttaaatagccactttttcctttttattttataaaaatagtaaaataatttttgaaaataaattaaaggtactaaattaattaataatatacaaatattaaattaaaaatactgggatcaattttgtaattataatcgcaaataaatcttaaaataggctaaaattgtaattatgtgcaatttaattttaaaaatactcaataaatttgtaaaaaatatgaaaaaattaccttagctatatgtTGGTATAAGTATGAGAATACAATAAAGGAGTTAcgaaaaaatgataatttgggaaataattattggttctttctgataaaataaggcgataaattgatttaaaaatcttttaaaaattggaaaaataatgaaacacttggacatccttatatatgcatatatatgatattttgaaagtattttgcatatgaaaaatatatagggaaaaattgggtatcaacaactgcccctctttacccgggaaggatgaaagagttgtcgggtaaagatatgatggccaatttggaccgaacgaaatggtttgaaaaggTTGACCGTGCCCTGGTTCctgagcttcctacatatccctggtcttataggaatcaggtcatatgtagtttaggatccatcggcggaatatgccgatggaggttTTCCAAGAATGGACGCAATGTTTAGGTTGGGTTGGATAGTTAAGGCctaatagggctgcgggaactggagcgggatcgctcctgctgagacggacgttgctcgccggtttacctgcaaataaataATGTATTGTgaggaaatttaaacatgatgcaagttcctaTCGGACCATAAATGTtctcttcggacggttaggatgacgtcctcagaccatgacgtcctgggccatgaagcgtatgataagggattcgcaggacatgaaatgatgctctcaggctatgagaatgatacctccgaactatgacacttttgaataatgatatgcaaaagataaaaggggtcctcaggccatgggaTGGCGTTCTCGGGcgatgaaaatggtgcctccgaacaatgacgccttcggatgatttggcaatctttcagcctatgagatgcagtaggtggcgatctttcagccagtgcaaatataaataaggtggcgatctttcagccaatgcaaatgtaaataaggtggcgatcttttagccacgcacgatgtaaataaagtggcgatctttcagccatgtaagatgtaaatgaagtggcgatctctcagccatgcaagatgtaaatgaagtggcgatctttcagccgatgcaagacataaataaaggtggcgatatttcagccatgtagatagaggtagagcttaacctcagaaggcagaatagtagccttatgcaatgcagagaatgcagacggagacagagcttagtctcggaaggtagaatggtagacttatgcaatgcagagaatgcaaatggaggtagatcttaacctcggacgtaccaccagactgtaaagccttattggtagcttgcaaagcttcaaagtttgtaaccataccacttttgatgccttcttcaatcctttcacccagaaaatttgtggctctcaatcatcatcagcctctcataatactgtgggtcctgaGCCTGGACGAAAaacttattcatttgttcttcttctaaagcaggtctgaccttagcagcttctgatctccagcgagtggcatactcgcggaatgtttccgtgggcttcttctttaagttctgaatgtagaacacatctggtgcattttctgtgttgaacctaaacctgtccataaagtcggacgccatactcacccagttcgaccatttcttcgggtcttggctaatgtaccaagacagagcatctcccttcagactcctcatgaaaagtttcatgtggatcctttcgtctttccctactccgaccagcttgtcacagtatgttctcaagtggactctcggatcccctgtaccatcaaacatctcaaacttaggaggtttgtacccctcgggcagttcgacatccggttgtatacaaagatcttcgtagtttagcccttcaatccccttgcttccttcgacaccctgaattcaactagtcaatttcttgagtccgcagccaggttcctgatgagtgagtctttatcatcagactcgggtatgcttgagacaggttgggtggagtgtggcatggtttccacatatatgggggtgttatggtgggcgtggaaatggtcatttgtggaattcagaggttctaggatgagcagtggagtattgttggaagtgtggcaagtattacagtggtggtgaggagtgggatggttttgtggctttgggatattttgtggaggcgtggggttctgagcgtttggaaaattaatatctggagtggtgagggaaaatgacaagtttgccagattccgaacctgatcaagttcctactgaaatttcaacagtttctgctcgagttgggacgcactttctttggagacctgagcaccatgagtgacctctacccattcacttgagttttcctttctggtgttgttcaaatcttccatctttcctttgttcctgcttctgataggactaggatgaggagtgggtggagggctctttgatcttgtggaatatgatgacgatgccagagtgcacgaactaatctttggggaggggagtaaataaacaaaaagtaaaaacaaaagggtaacaagtcagtgaggaatataagaaagtgttgcgatatttaaacacatagtgcaagaatgtaaatcgtgtcctaatttgggagcctcgttgtgcccgaggtaagcctagcgacaaattgatttggagaacttagaatgctaaatgcctcattttattgataaaagtagatgaatcccaaaatgacactaaataacaaggaataaaatgtcactagtggccattggccttattacatttcataaagcaaaagaaaacttctatttatttggtcctagaaggacattccccagactcggcatctttggccccatcgaacagcttcaccagctcgtgaagtcccagcagcaggtaggctctggccaggtgtccaccctcATTTCCTTCAACATTCtagcagtcctcgatcctcttgagaaacttcctttccagctctactaaacctcgttccaggtatcctaGTCGTTTGTTGgaactgacagccatgtctttccactcttcaatcagtttttggtgggcttcttgaatctcgcagtgctcgctttcacattcccgaatcctcttgcgcagttggttgtatttgacctgtgcttcagccctttcatcgatgattctgtgacctcgaacaaacccgagttggcccagaccattgtgattatcctccaaccagcctgaatagtatggggtgcaacCAACATAGTatctgtctggttcgatagtatctcttctcatgatgatcttgcaatgccacatatgctgagcttggcacttataaggactgtcatcagcttgaaagtcagcccggaagtgactcatcttgtcgacccttgatataacctgcttcctaccagcctgtctcataactcgaagagggacataaggataggttcctctcaaaccgatcagtatcaaaaatggtgcgtccctggatcgggcgatgaactctttagtagggaaccactcgaacatccattgtatttgatcctcagttagattttcaaacagctcaacccatcccttggcatcttctggctgagcaaacatgttgggcatgtagttcattcgccttggttgatagaaggctatatgatcgtcccagtctctacgctgaatctcttgtcgatatttacccctttgaagatgctccatgagccagagctgaagtagcaagttgcagccctcgaagtgtggggctgtttgttgacacttttccaaggcttggtatatctctgcgatgatcatgggcactatgctaaatggttgtccaccaattccctccatcaaagttttggtgaccatggctagcctggtgtgaatccttgctttcttcattggaaacactatcatccccaaaaagcagaacatgaagacaaagacccttcagtgaatatgccccaacgatgtaagggcgaactcatccggATATGTACGGTaagatttgctgtgaccgtacctctcgtacaaataatcaaagggaatgtaggactccttcaaacatgtcaagtctggattcttctttaggcccatcattttgagaaaacctctacccttgcaatttttcggcattaacaaacccggggtctcccatggtataccagccaatcctcttatttcctctagcaggggtgtcatttcaatctctccgaagcgaaacacagacctatcacaatcctagaacagagtagcagcttctatgattttgttgtttgGCTAGACCTCCatgagggaaggtagatttcctaggtatttctggacaagagtctgatcactggaatgaagatcctcccaccagcttagcaaccttgggtggatttttgtgaccatgccgaatctggggacttcgtgcctcatgtttctgcaagacaaaagggttaggcccttacccccaccagactcgactattaaatactaataattggcataaaagcatttagttctccaaataaatgcacataacgtgGTAGTGCCcatttgggtttttgggaaacccagtggactttggacaaggctatcttaaagagtccttatgcggacaacataactgactcggctaagttgaccatgatgcatgcacagtttaaacagagtaaagtttctatggggttttagactggtatccttgagcggacaactcaagagggaaagacacggaaccgtcgactacaccgttgatcgactggttttaccgcaaacaTGCCTTTActggatttaaagggtgataatatcggaagagcacaaccactcattataagcgttgctatagtatttgtttggcacgagtggaatatgatgttgaatgcttatgcaataattaaaacaagttgtcacatatttgcacattcataaagtaataattacaataatttaaaacagtaataaaggagtgcagtaaaggaaagcagtgaaagaaacaagggaaagaaacaagagacaagttagtttttgtagtagagagggaattaaatgcttaagggtattaaacaaataaggcacataaaaaatgtaaagtcacagtaatagcttgaaatggtagaagcctaaaagatatccccagcagagtcaccatgctgtcgcgccccctttttctcgcgaaatcgggtttgtgacatttgggagacaactcgttccctatcgggaattgggtttgagttgaagagtcgccacctaatgatttgagtgcattaggacactaaggagggtttgatttgaacaaccaaagattgggtaagggctcgaaattatctcaagaggaaggtgttaggcacccctcaagatccactaatgtggttcccgaccaagctattattgtgactttaagtacgaactacacataggcaaataaagcttcaaataagaggggatttttcacgtaataaataaaagtaagaaaaaggaactaaagagttgattttcttaaaagaaatggtttaaaaagatttaaaagaaacaaagggaaggggggtcctagctttattaataatatggatcaccccacacaacacccggtaatcactcctcaatgaggggctacacgagatgctATCGCGTagttatcatatccatatctacccttttccaccctgttgaggtattaaagcgcgaaatggtctcgtttacttattgcatgttattacccaccccaatcctatcagtcctggaggcatttggggactactaatcctaaaggggagggatgttgggcttatttataatttcaaaaggtaaaattactacggcgacaaacaaaacatatatggcaagtatggggaagaatataaacaaatgaaaaggctcaaacagacctcatTTAAACAGAGAAAAAcaagtagttagcatgacttgcacatactatTTAGGGTCTGATTTAACTTAAAGGATTAAGGCAGTTtgttttattacatagttcagataagaagcccgagtcaggcctgcctgctggttgtagcatataaaatctgattcagtttataaactttcaccctatggcttgcctaagtgttagatgaagacccctataggcatgatatctactgattccggaaataataaaacaaacatgaagaCATACTGATTTGAGAAAAtcgtctgttattaaagaaaggcaagttttagcaaaagagcagGCGTCATTGCTACTGGTTTTAGACCTATAAGCGAGTGACacgattcagattcgattaaggctcctataggca
This region includes:
- the LOC138874948 gene encoding secreted RxLR effector protein 161-like, which translates into the protein MVSRFQSNHGREHWTAVKHIIKYLKRTRDYMLVYHSGDLAPIGYTDSDFQSDRDSRKSTSGYVFTLGGGAISWRSIKQSCVADSTMETEYVAASEAAKEAVWLRNFLKELNVVPSVQAPIVLYCDNSGAVANSKEPRSHKRSTHIERKYHLIRDITQRGDARVLKIASEDNLADPFTKSLTQKIFDKHVEEMDVRVVDAWL